In the genome of bacterium, the window AAGAAGGGACGCAAGACGGTGCCGGGGCGCGGGCCGGCGTACCCCCCGGAGCCAAGCCCGCGCCGCAAGCAGCGAAAACAAGAGTGCGAGGACATCCTTGCGCTCGGCGGCCCAGGCTACCGACTCCACGTGCAGCGGGTGGACCGCGAAGAGAGCGGCGGCGAACGCGGCGGGCCAGAGGGTGCCGGTCAGGTTCCTGAGGAACAGCACAAGTGCTACGGCGCAGGCGGCGTGCAGCCCGAGGCTCACCAGGTGGTGGGGTCCCGGCGCCAAACCGAAGAGCGTCACGTCCGCAAGGTGCGAGACCCAGGTCAATGGGTGCCAGTTGGCTCCTTGCGTGGTCGTCAAGGCCCACCCGAGGCTGCGCGCGCTGAGCCCGTTCCTGACCTCGGGATTGGCCGCCAGATACACAGGATCATCGAAGCTGATGAAACCGTTGTGCGCGACCCCGGCAAAGGTGGCGAGCGTGAGCATCACGAGCGCCGCGGCCACCCCGGGGACGAGCGCGCGGTTGCGTGGTCGTCCACGAACGGTCGACGTGCCAGCAGGGGAAACAGGGGCCACGCAGCCACCGTAGTGAGCGTGCTCCCGGGTGTCAACCGCCGCCAACGGCGGGGTGCGCCGCACGGCAGGGCCCCGGCCGTTGCGCAAGAGGCGCCGCCTTCCGTGCCGCCTGCCGGAGCCACCGGGCCATGTTCCGTGCTACCATACGAAAATGCGTGGTTTCACCGCCGGCCAGGCCTACGGGTTCGGCTTCGGGCGCCCGTGGACGCCGGCCGTGCGCGCCCTCATCATCGCCTGCGGCGGCGTCTACGTCGGGCAGCTGCTGCTGGGGCGGACGCTGCCGCTCTTCGACCTGCTGGCGCTGGACACCGCGCGGCCGCTCGAGCTCTGGCGCTGGCTGACGTACGCGCTGCTCCACGGCGGCCCGTTCCACCTGCTTTTCAACGCGCTGGCGATCTGGATGTTCGGCTCCGACGTCGAGGAGCGCCTCGGGACCCGGCGCTTCGTCCTCTTCTGCGCCGTGACCTGCGCCGGCGCGGCCGGCAGCGTCGTGCTCGTCGACCGCCTGCTCGGCCGCGAGAGCATCGTCGTCGGCGCCTCGGGGATCGTCTTCGGGCTCCTGCTCGCGTACGGCATGCTCTTTGCGGAGCGCGTGATCACGCTGCTGGTCTTCTTCGTCCTGCCGGTGAGCATGAAGGCGCGGCAGTTCGTGCTCGTCTTCGGCGTGATCGAGCTGCTCTTCGGCGTCGCCGGGGACACGCGCGTGGCGCATTTCGCGCACCTGGGGGGGATGCTCTTCGGCTGGCTCTTCCTGCGGTGGGGAGGGCGCCTCGTACCCGGCGCCCGGCGGTTCGACGCCCCGGCGACGCGCCGCGCCGGGGGGATCTTCGCCGGCCTGCGCGCGCGGCTCGCGACGTTGACGCGCGCCCGCGACGACCGGCGCATGGACGAGCTGCTGCAGAAGGTGAACGAGCGCGGGATCGCCTCGCTCAGCGAGGGCGAGAAGCGCTTCCTCCACCGCATGAGCCGGAGCAAGCGGTGGGACTGAGGCCGGCTGCCGCGGCACTCGCCGCGTGCCTGCTCGCGCTCGCCGCGTGCAGGGAGCGGCCCGAGCGCGCGCCGGCGGCCTCCGAGGCGCAGGCGCCGGCGGGGATCATCCAGGAGCGCACCAGCGGGCCGAGCGTGACCACGGACGTCAATGCGCGCGCACCGGCGTTCGCCCGCACCGATTTCTCCGGGGCGCTGGTGCGCACCCAGGACGCCATCGGCCGCAAGGCGCTGCTGCTCGACTTCTGGTCCGTCTTCTGCCAGTCCTGCCTCCAGGAGATGCCGTTCCTCAGGAAGCTGCACGAGCGCTACGCCGCCGACGGGCTGGAGATC includes:
- a CDS encoding rhomboid family intramembrane serine protease, with translation MRGFTAGQAYGFGFGRPWTPAVRALIIACGGVYVGQLLLGRTLPLFDLLALDTARPLELWRWLTYALLHGGPFHLLFNALAIWMFGSDVEERLGTRRFVLFCAVTCAGAAGSVVLVDRLLGRESIVVGASGIVFGLLLAYGMLFAERVITLLVFFVLPVSMKARQFVLVFGVIELLFGVAGDTRVAHFAHLGGMLFGWLFLRWGGRLVPGARRFDAPATRRAGGIFAGLRARLATLTRARDDRRMDELLQKVNERGIASLSEGEKRFLHRMSRSKRWD